In Leucoraja erinacea ecotype New England chromosome 12, Leri_hhj_1, whole genome shotgun sequence, one DNA window encodes the following:
- the LOC129701955 gene encoding transforming growth factor beta activator LRRC32-like, translated as MGLWSPRLGPRSAPRRRPERSVRQAMMELTNQRGRTCGTTCLLTTATNDTSTELSICRTQKGHDVSCQNRNLTEVPDLSLPAIRKLDLSHNSIGALTEESLLTLGSLRHLDVSNNQLKTITSGALGHLSKLRELNLSNNLLTRNFSSGSGAFSLLYKLKVLHLSDNYWDSDTVAQQLKNLSSLEELHLSGNLLMKLTADTLCGMQSLKHVALERNYITEISAGTFECLAHLDELNLAMNSLSCISDFHLSKLKVLNISRNGIEFFMTNVSDDEYQLRELDLSHNRLFHFPLLPKLHHIERLNLSGNFLISVAAEPLKNASEWEIRNRYDEMKAVNKIHNDNAHSTLSEVIFLDLSNNALIDISHDFLNKFSSLRHLNLSGNCFQNFSIEDEDEFNLLLSLDLSDNELSNISLAVDNLKFLQSLKFLYLQNNSIQLLPSRLFELLPRIERVNLANNNVRLCNMGNTTRGIRKIGTSCVSFSGIPTLKHLKLDGNNITHLGPLSFYHTPLTYLDLSRNQYLDVPGQALKGLEHSLKFLSLRWNLIQTSKVTLTCLNHLRDLDLSYNQLDMLPLDVGCAPLKSLDIRGNNLQFLQDKVIKNVSQTLETLYLSGNVFNCCALTWLELLNGTQVEIPDVANARCFYPSGNNSSTVTLLHDYMGECANESITKPNPLLLIISALATLLVIGSVIILVVRECCRLCLPTEVESSEADTAPVKLNNEHPKEGISLSVIKIDTK; from the exons ATGGGTCTGTGGAGCCCGCGCCTGGGGCCACGGTCagcgccacggaggcgtccggagAGGTCGGTGCGGCAGGCGATGATGGAGCTGACCAACCAACGAGGGCGGacatgtggaa CGACCTGCCTTCTAACAACTGCCACCAATGATACCAGCACTGAGCTCAGTATCTGCCGCACG CAGAAAGGCCATGATGTGTCCTGTCAAAACCGAAATCTGACTGAGGTGCCTGATCTTTCACTGCCGGCTATTAGAAAGCTAGATTTATCGCATAATTCTATCGGAGCATTGACAGAGGAATCACTGCTGACCCTTGGTTCACTGCGGCATCTGGATGTCAGCAACAACCAGCTGAAGACCATAACATCAGGCGCTCTGGGACATCTGAGTAAACTAAGAGAGCTCAATTTGTCAAACAACCTCCTGACCAGAAACTTTTCATCAGGGAGCGGAGCGTTCAGCCTGTTATACAAACTGAAAGTATTACATCTGTCGGACAATTACTGGGACAGCGACACTGTTGCTCAGCAACTGAAGAACCTGTCTTCACTGGAGGAATTGCATCTGTCTGGTAACTTGCTGATGAAGCTGACAGCCGACACGCTTTGTGGAATGCAGTCTTTAAAACACGTCGCTCTTGAAAGAAATTATATCACAGAAATATCAGCGGGCACCTTTGAATGTTTGGCGCACTTGGATGAATTGAATTTAGCCATGAATTCCCTTTCCTGCATTTCTGATTTCCATCTTTCTAAACTTAAGGTATTGAACATAAGCAGAAATGGTATTGAATTCTTCATGACAAACGTGAGTGATGACGAGTACCAGCTTCGGGAGCTTGATCTGAGTCACAACAGATTGTTTCATTTTCCTCTCCTTCCGAAACTGCATCACATTGAACGTCTGAATTTGTCTGGCAATTTCTTGATCAGTGTAGCAGCCGAGCCATTGAAGAACGCCAGTGAATGGGAAATCAGAAACAGATATGACGAAATGAAGGCGGTAAATAAGATACACAATGACAATGCCCACTCAACTTTATCTGAAGTAATATTTTTGGATTTAAGCAACAATGCATTGATAGATATTTCACATGACTTTCTTAATAAATTCAGTTCACTTCGACACCTGAATCTCAGTGGAAACTGTTTTCAGAATTTTAGTATTGAAGATGAGGATGAATTCAATTTGCTGTTATCTCTGGATCTGAGTGACAATGAATTGAGCAACATATCTCTTGCAGTGGATAACCTTAAATTTCTCCAATCATTAAAGTTCTTGTACCTTCAAAACAATTCCATTCAGCTGTTACCCTCCCGACTATTTGAACTTTTACCGAGAATAGAAAGAGTAAATCTTGCCAACAACAATGTAAGACTTTGTAATATGGGAAATACAACTAGAGGCATTCGCAAGATTGGAACCAGCTGTGTGTCATTTTCTGGAATCCCCACCCTTAAGCACCTCAAGCTGGATGGAAATAACATTACACACCTGGGCCCACTCTCATTCTATCACACTCCTTTGACATATTTGGATCTTTCAAGAAATCAATACCTCGATGTACCTGGTCAGGCTTTGAAAGGTTTAGAACACTCCTTGAAATTCCTTTCTTTAAGGTGGAATTTGATCCAAACCTCGAAGGTGACTTTGACCTGTCTGAATCATCTCAGAGACCTAGACCTATCGTACAATCAGTTGGACATGTTACCTCTGGATGTTGGATGTGCTCCGCTGAAAAGCCTTGATATCCGAGGCAACAATCTTCAGTTTCTGCAAGACAAGGTCATTAAAAATGTGTCTCAAACTCTTGAAACACTGTACCTGAGTGGAAATGTCTTCAACTGTTGCGCACTGACCTGGCTGGAATTATTAAATGGTACTCAGGTTGAAATACCTGATGTGGCAAATGCTCGTTGTTTTTACCCGAGTGGGAATAATTCTTCAACAGTCACGTTGTTGCACGATTACATGGGAGAATGTGCGAATGAAAGCATCACAAAACCCAATCCACTTCTGCTTATAATATCTGCACTGGCCACTCTGCTGGTCATTGGATCTGTGATAATATTAGTGGTTAGAGAGTGTTGTAGGCTGTGTCTGCCCACAGAGGTGGAGAGTTCGGAGGCAGACACAGCTCCAGTTAAACTAAACAACGAACACCCGAAAGAAGGGATATCTCTGAGTGTcatcaaaatagacacaaaatga